One genomic segment of Theobroma cacao cultivar B97-61/B2 chromosome 6, Criollo_cocoa_genome_V2, whole genome shotgun sequence includes these proteins:
- the LOC108662475 gene encoding putative disease resistance protein At3g14460: protein MAQGFLKEKQIKDMEILGQEYFEDLAMCSFFQDFERDGDGNINKCKMHDLVHDLAQFLTKGECFMVEVYGVEQPQVDTYSEKGRHLMLALGEKVIFPTYIYNVKKLRSLLVEPINFYASIMSESLPKLCKQLTCLRTLDLSTKYHTIFGSTITEIPKEIAKLIHLRYLNISNNDDLEELPEALCELLNLQTLDLSFCKKLKRLPNGIGKLVNLRHLKNYGTWRVRFMPKGMEKLTSLRTLREFPLSEGGTSCETSSIGELGSLTHLGDYLEIRGLGNVRDVNKARKANLRSKECLFNLLLKFDMDENKSGGGLPNGDALVLEALQPPPYLECLEIHNYRGSSTLPKWMLALTNLRHLAVCSCRNWERLPPLGKLPSLESLWIYDIRRVKKVGVEFLGIERDEGQGSSSSTVIPFPNLKRLEIHDMNELEEWEYGEFHFLGKRKEQISIMPCLSFLVIDRCPRLKALPHHLQNSSIETLEIRWCSILETGCIISRIPNIRINYMEVKRDKV, encoded by the coding sequence ATGGCGCAAGGTTTCCTTAAGGAGAAGCAAATCAAAGATATGGAAATCCTTGGTCAAGAGTATTTTGAAGACTTAGCAATGTGCTCTTTTTTTCAAGACTTTGAAAGAGATGGCGATGGCAACATaaataaatgcaaaatgcaTGATTTAGTACATGATTTGGCCCAGTTTCTGACGAAGGGTGAGTGTTTCATGGTAGAGGTCTATGGTGTTGAACAGCCTCAGGTAGATACTTACAGTGAAAAAGGTCGTCATTTAATGTTGGCGCTTGGAGAGAAGGTCATATTTCCTACCTACATTTATAATGTTAAGAAATTGCGTAGCCTCCTAGTTGAACCAATCAATTTTTATGCTTCAATAATGAGCGAATCCTTACCCAAGTTATGTAAACAGTTGACTTGTCTGAGAACATTGGACTTGAGTACCAAGTATCATACTATCTTTGGTAGCACAATTACAGAAATTCCAAAAGAGATAGCAAAATTGATTCATTTGAGATACCTTAACATAAGTAACAATGATGATTTAGAAGAATTGCCAGAAGCATTGTGTGAATTGCTTAATTTACAAACCTTAGACCTCAGTTTTTGCAAAAAGCTAAAGAGATTGCCAAATGGAATTGGAAAACTAGTAAACTTGAGGCATCTTAAGAATTATGGTACTTGGAGAGTAAGGTTCATGCCAAAAGGAATGGAGAAATTAACGTCTCTTCGAACACTAAGGGAGTTTCCATTGAGTGAAGGTGGTACTAGTTGTGAAACATCTTCGATTGGGGAACTGGGAAGCTTGACCCACCTTGGAGACTATCTTGAGATTAGAGGATTGGGAAATGTGAGAGATGTGAATAAGGCCAGGAAAGCAAATCTTCGGAGCAAGGAATGCCTCTTTAATCTGTTACTCAAATTTGATATGGATGAGAACAAGTCAGGAGGGGGGTTGCCAAATGGTGATGCACTTGTTCTTGAAGCCTTACAGCCACCTCCTTACTTGGAATGTTTAGAGATACATAACTACAGAGGCTCGAGCACATTGCCAAAGTGGATGTTGGCATTGACCAACTTGAGGCATCTTGCAGTCTGCTCGTGCAGAAACTGGGAGAGATTGCCTCCCCTGGGGAAACTTCCATCACTTGAATCACTTTGGATCTATGACATAAGGAGAGTAAAGAAAGTGGGAGTTGAATTTTTAGGAATAGAAAGAGATGAGGGGCAAGGAtcttcatcctcaactgttatTCCCTTCCCGAATCTGAAAAGACTTGAAATTCATGACATGAATGAGTTGGAAGAGTGGGAATATGGGGAGTTTCATTTCCTTGGCAAGAGAAAAGAGCAAATTAGTATAATGCCATGTCTCAGTTTCTTAGTGATTGATAGATGCCCGAGGTTAAAGGCACTACCACACCACCTTCAAAATTCAAGCATTGAGACATTGGAGATAAGATGGTGTTCTATTCTGGAAACAGGGTGCATTATCTCTCGCATTCCTAACATCCGAATAAACTATATGGAGGTGAAAAGAGATAAAGTTTGA
- the LOC18595130 gene encoding uncharacterized protein LOC18595130: MAIKSIFHEHHLLYDDSNEYEYALCDICSQQICGLVYSCERCKFALHVSCVHQQLPPQISAHPFHSQHNLTLVRSNYIDYICAKCFNLSRGHRNHCKDCDFSLEYACAFSTNDVKNRLNDDGFNKSFTLFNYRKVRKYEYICSWCENHLSGMSYGCLDNDVYIWFHDSCLINMPSIIVKHPSHPSHPLLLCNSHFDNRLCSACNLPIWEFRKAYWCRKCEFHLHLQCAKLQPSLKVELHEHDLTFFQIKANTATHLCRICGINFDFHAIGGEIAFNRCVQCNFNYHFKCLRIPNFTSHKYHRHELMLMDSYIEDDSKKYYCDICEEERKPKHWVYCCEKCKFVAHIKCALNKVVV, from the exons ATGGCTATCAAATCCATCTTTCATGAACACCACTTGCTCTATGATGACTCCAATGAATATGAATACGCACTTTGTGATATATGCAGTCAGCAAATTTGTGGTTTGGTCTATTCTTGTGAAAGATGCAAGTTTGCATTACATGTTTCTTGCGTTCATCAACAGCTACCTCCTCAGATAAGTGCACATCCTTTCCATTCCCAACACAATCTTACTCTCGTAAGGTCAAATTACATAGATTACATATGTGCTAAATGTTTCAATCTTTCTCGAGGCCATAGAAACCATTGCAAAGATTGTGATTTTAGCCTTGAGTATGCATGTGCTTTTTCAACTAATGATGTGAAAAATAGACTCAATGATGATGGTTTCAACAAGTCCTTCACCCTCTTTAACTATAGGAAAGTGAGAAAGTATGAGTATATATGCAGTTGGTGTGAGAACCATTTGTCTGGAATGTCCTATGGTTGTCTTGACAATGATGTTTATATCTGGTTCCACGATTCCTGCCTAATCAACATGCCTAGCATAATCGTCAAACACCCATCTCATCCATCACACCCTCTTCTATTATGCAATAGTCACTTTGATAATAGGTTGTGCAGTGCTTGCAACCTACCAATATGGGAGTTCAGAAAAGCCTATTGGTGTAGAAAATGTGAATTCCACCTTCATCTTCAGTGTGCTAAACTACAACCCAGTCTCAAGGTTGAGTTACATGAGCATGATCTTACTTTTTTCCAAATAAAAGCTAATACCGCTACCCACCTATGCAGGATATGTGgtattaattttgattttcatgctataGGTGGTGAAATTGCTTTTAATCGTTGTGTCCAGTGTAATTTCAATTACCATTTCAAATGTCTTAGAATACCAAATTTTACTTCACACAAGTATCATAGGCATGAGCTCATGCTTATGGATTCCTATATAGAAGATGATTCTAAGAAATATTATTGTGATATATgtgaagaggaaagaaaaCCCAAGCATTGGGTTTATTGTTGCGAGAAATGCAAATTTGTTGCTCACATCAAATGTGCACTCAATAAG GTTGTAGTATGA